One region of Gossypium raimondii isolate GPD5lz chromosome 6, ASM2569854v1, whole genome shotgun sequence genomic DNA includes:
- the LOC105774537 gene encoding uncharacterized protein LOC105774537, with amino-acid sequence MAGPTHQRKPSKDTYHNQKKKRRPQPQPQPQKNDKPPSNWSLVKGLFFGKPQQQHQQQQQQQQQQQQQQREHVVVDETGKKCKKMRCSGSLCSNTKIMERPVTASPELNKKRASLGSVKAPVQHEPNGVVVSSSNVGSFRGLPFTRFSGCYECRMVVDPVLGMAKDPSLRTTIRSCPECGEIFMKAENLELHQAVRHAVSELGPEDTSKNIVEIIFQSSWLKKQAPICQIDRILKVHNTPKTISKFEEYRDSIKSKATKHPKKHPRCIADGNELLRFHCTTFACSLGLNGSSNLCNSSPNCNVCSIIKNGFKVAQELGNGGGPNGKGILTTATSGKAHDMAAGVEEDNGKQENRAMLVCRVIAGRVKKNMEGSLEDYDSVTVAGGDVGAYSNLDELYVFNPKAILPCFVVIYRGF; translated from the exons ATGGCTGGACCTACTCACCAAAGAAAACCTTCCAAAGACACTTATcataaccaaaagaaaaagcGCCGCCCTCAGCCTCAACCTCAGCCTCAGAAGAATGACAAACCACCCTCTAATTGGTCACTTGTCAAAGGCCTTTTCTTCGGCAAACCACAACAacagcatcagcaacaacaacaacaacagcaaCAGCAACAGCAACAGCAACGGGAACATGTTGTGGTGGACGAAACTGGCAAGAAATGCAAGAAAATGAGGTGTTCAGGATCATTATGCAGCAACACAAAGATCATGGAAAGGCCTGTAACAGCTTCCCCTGAGCTCAACAAGAAAAGGGCATCGCTTGGATCCGTGAAAGCTCCTGTGCAGCATGAACCTAATGGAGTAGTAGTTTCTTCTTCTAATGTTGGCTCATTTCGAGGACTACCATTTACTAGATTCTCCGGCTGTTATGAGTGCCGAATGGTGGTCGATCCAGTTCTTGGTATGGCCAAAGACCCTTCCCTCAGGACTACTATCCGTTCTTGCCCTGAATGCGGTGAGATTTTCATGAAAGCTGAAAATTTGGAGCTTCATCAAGCTGTCAGGCATGCAG TATCTGAACTTGGTCCTGAAGACACAAGCAAGAACATAGTGGAAATCATATTCCAGTCAAGTTGGTTAAAGAAACAAGCACCTATATGCCAAATCGATCGCATCCTTAAAGTCCATAACACCCCAAAAACCATCTCCAAGTTCGAGGAATACCGTGATTCAATCAAATCCAAAGCCACCAAGCATCCCAAAAAGCACCCTCGTTGCATAGCGGATGGCAATGAGCTCCTTCGGTTTCATTGCACCACTTTTGCATGTTCACTAGGTCTCAACGGGTCCTCCAACTTGTGTAACTCGAGCCCCAACTGCAATGTCTGCAGcatcattaaaaatggtttcaagGTAGCCCAAGAACTCGGTAATGGTGGTGGTCCCAATGGGAAAGGAATATTGACGACAGCAACCAGTGGCAAAGCTCATGATATGGCAGCTGGGGTAGAAGAAGATAATGGAAAGCAAGAGAACAGGGCCATGCTTGTTTGTAGGGTGATTGCAGGGAGAGTGAAGAAGAACATGGAAGGCAGCTTGGAGGATTACGACTCGGTCACGGTGGCGGGTGGTGATGTTGGGGCCTACTCCAATTTGGATGAGTTGTATGTTTTTAATCCCAAGGCTATCTTGCCTTGTTTTGTTGTCATCTATAGGGGGTTTTAA